One part of the Coleofasciculus sp. FACHB-T130 genome encodes these proteins:
- a CDS encoding TIGR01777 family oxidoreductase, producing MKVAITGATGFVGSRLVERLHAQGNQILVFSRNPAKAKQVFPANTYPNLEIIAYTPTESGSWQQSIAGCDAVVNLSGEPIAEKRWTPEQKQTILNSRKLGTQKIVEAINQANPKPAVLVNSSAIGYYGTSETAAFDETSSAGNDFLSTVCKEWETEAQKVKDSGTRLVIVRTGIVLGMGGALAKMLPPFKMFAGGPIGSGRQWFSWIHRDDLVNLILFALSHPEIEGVLNGTAPNPVRMNELAQTLGEVLNRPSWLPVPSFVLEGLLGDGAQVVLEGQQVLPKRTLSQRFEYQYSTLKPALTEIVKE from the coding sequence ATGAAAGTAGCCATTACAGGAGCAACTGGATTTGTCGGCTCTCGTCTGGTAGAACGACTACACGCTCAAGGAAATCAAATCTTGGTTTTCAGTCGTAACCCTGCTAAAGCAAAGCAAGTCTTTCCTGCCAACACCTATCCCAATCTCGAAATCATTGCATATACACCCACTGAATCAGGCTCCTGGCAACAGTCCATTGCTGGATGCGATGCTGTGGTGAATCTATCAGGAGAACCGATTGCGGAAAAACGCTGGACTCCAGAACAAAAGCAGACGATCCTAAATAGCCGAAAGCTAGGGACGCAAAAAATTGTAGAAGCAATTAATCAAGCGAATCCCAAGCCTGCTGTCTTAGTTAATTCTTCTGCAATTGGCTACTACGGCACCAGCGAGACGGCTGCCTTTGATGAAACTAGCTCAGCCGGTAATGATTTTCTCAGCACTGTCTGTAAAGAATGGGAAACAGAAGCCCAAAAAGTCAAAGACAGCGGCACGCGACTGGTAATTGTGCGAACTGGAATTGTCTTAGGAATGGGAGGGGCACTTGCCAAAATGCTTCCCCCCTTCAAAATGTTTGCTGGTGGCCCCATTGGTTCAGGGCGTCAGTGGTTCTCCTGGATTCACCGAGACGATTTAGTGAATCTAATTCTATTTGCACTCAGCCATCCGGAAATTGAAGGTGTCCTAAACGGTACAGCTCCGAATCCAGTCCGGATGAACGAATTGGCTCAAACTTTGGGAGAAGTTTTAAATCGACCCTCCTGGCTACCAGTTCCCAGCTTTGTTTTAGAAGGTCTTTTAGGAGATGGTGCCCAAGTCGTTTTGGAAGGGCAACAAGTTCTTCCAAAACGCACCTTGTCCCAAAGATTTGAATATCAGTATTCAACCCTAAAACCAGCGCTGACAGAAATTGTGAAGGAATAG
- the psb28 gene encoding photosystem II reaction center protein Psb28, with the protein MTSNTPLIQFFEGIPEEIGNVSLRRNRSSGVRTVLMTFNELKAIEKFNSFKNKFSNGLRLTDEEGEISVEPSSVKFVFSGPEGDDFQRLDCEFEIQREDHWERFMRFMNRYAEVNGMAYSDTKKTPDSEATREA; encoded by the coding sequence ATGACTTCTAATACACCCTTAATTCAATTTTTTGAAGGGATTCCTGAAGAAATCGGTAACGTCAGCTTACGGCGGAATCGCAGTTCTGGAGTCCGCACGGTATTGATGACATTTAACGAGCTGAAAGCCATAGAAAAATTCAACAGCTTTAAAAATAAGTTTTCTAATGGGCTGCGATTAACGGATGAAGAAGGTGAAATAAGCGTTGAGCCTTCTTCTGTAAAATTTGTTTTCAGCGGGCCAGAAGGGGATGATTTTCAGCGGTTGGACTGCGAATTTGAAATTCAGCGAGAAGACCACTGGGAGAGATTTATGCGGTTTATGAATCGCTATGCTGAGGTCAATGGTATGGCTTACAGCGACACGAAAAAAACCCCCGATAGCGAGGCAACGAGAGAAGCATGA
- a CDS encoding Uma2 family endonuclease, whose translation MVHTPPKTLTLEEFLKLPETKPASEYSKGQSIQKPMPQGKHSKLQGKLVTVINEVVEAKRIALAFPELRCTFGGRSIVPDVAVFAWDRIPLDENGDIANVFQAAPDWTIEVLSPEQSQTKVTGNILHCLKHGSKLGWLLDPDERSVLVYPRGQQPELLPEAFDVLPVPDLLTELRLTVGDVFGWLRMGG comes from the coding sequence ATGGTACATACACCTCCTAAAACCTTGACTCTAGAGGAGTTTCTGAAGCTGCCAGAAACTAAGCCAGCCAGCGAATACAGCAAGGGTCAAAGCATCCAAAAGCCAATGCCGCAAGGGAAGCACAGCAAGTTACAGGGAAAGCTAGTCACTGTTATTAATGAGGTGGTCGAGGCTAAGCGAATTGCCCTAGCTTTTCCGGAATTGCGGTGTACCTTCGGCGGACGGTCAATCGTGCCAGATGTGGCGGTGTTTGCTTGGGATAGAATCCCTCTTGATGAAAATGGAGATATTGCCAATGTATTTCAGGCTGCTCCAGATTGGACAATTGAAGTTCTCTCTCCAGAACAAAGTCAAACCAAAGTAACCGGAAATATCCTGCACTGCCTCAAACACGGTAGCAAATTAGGCTGGCTACTCGATCCAGACGAACGCTCCGTGCTAGTTTATCCTCGCGGACAGCAACCGGAATTGTTGCCGGAAGCATTCGACGTGCTACCTGTTCCAGACTTGTTAACAGAACTGCGGCTAACGGTAGGGGATGTGTTTGGATGGTTAAGAATGGGAGGATGA
- a CDS encoding heterodisulfide reductase-related iron-sulfur binding cluster, producing MQTSENSLTNLDDSNPININGFDNDHPPNPKLIDSCVHCGFCLSTCPSYRVIGKEMDSPRGRIYLMDAINKGEISLNTATVQHFDSCLGCLACVTTCPSGVQYDKLITAMRPQIERNYSRSLPDKLYRKLIFSLFPYPNRLRVLLAPLMVYQKLGLQKLVRSTGLLQRLSPRLAAMESNLQEITPRTFVDTLPEVISAEGEKRYRVGVILGCVQRLFFSKVNEATVRVLTANGCEVVIPKAQGCCAALPHHQGQEEQAKAIARQMIDSFEGTNVDAIIINAAGCGHTLKEYGHLLQDDPDYQEKAVKFAAKVKDAQEFLYEAGITAKLSPLSDQPLTLVYQDACHLLHGQKISVQPRQLLRQIPGVQLREPMDAALCCGSAGVYNMLQPEVAGELGKQKVENLLNTGAELIASANPGCTIQISKHLELQEKTIPIMHPVELLDLSIRGVKLHE from the coding sequence ATGCAAACATCAGAAAATTCTTTAACAAATTTAGATGACTCAAACCCGATTAATATTAACGGATTTGATAACGATCATCCCCCCAATCCCAAGTTAATTGATAGCTGCGTTCACTGCGGTTTTTGTCTATCTACTTGTCCCAGCTATCGGGTGATTGGCAAAGAGATGGATTCTCCTAGAGGCAGAATTTATCTCATGGATGCTATCAATAAAGGTGAGATTTCTCTAAATACTGCAACAGTACAGCATTTTGACTCTTGTTTAGGATGTCTTGCCTGTGTCACAACCTGTCCTTCTGGCGTGCAGTATGACAAGTTAATTACTGCCATGCGTCCCCAAATTGAACGCAATTATTCGCGCAGTTTGCCAGACAAGTTGTATCGAAAACTAATTTTTTCCCTATTTCCTTATCCTAATCGGTTGCGGGTTTTGCTAGCGCCTCTGATGGTCTATCAGAAATTAGGCTTGCAGAAATTAGTTCGTTCGACTGGATTACTCCAACGCCTTTCTCCCCGCTTAGCAGCGATGGAATCAAATCTGCAAGAAATTACTCCCAGAACCTTTGTAGATACCCTACCAGAGGTGATTTCGGCTGAGGGTGAGAAACGCTATCGAGTGGGCGTTATTTTGGGCTGCGTGCAACGTCTATTCTTCTCAAAGGTCAATGAAGCAACGGTACGGGTATTAACTGCCAATGGCTGTGAAGTCGTGATTCCAAAGGCTCAGGGGTGTTGTGCTGCATTGCCACATCACCAAGGACAGGAAGAACAAGCAAAAGCGATCGCGCGCCAAATGATTGATAGTTTTGAAGGTACAAACGTTGATGCCATCATCATCAATGCTGCTGGTTGCGGTCATACTTTAAAAGAATACGGACACCTGCTACAAGATGACCCCGATTATCAAGAGAAAGCCGTAAAATTTGCCGCTAAAGTAAAAGACGCTCAAGAGTTTCTATACGAAGCCGGAATAACGGCGAAACTTTCCCCACTTTCCGATCAACCATTGACTTTGGTTTATCAAGATGCCTGTCATTTATTGCACGGGCAAAAAATTAGCGTCCAACCGCGCCAATTATTGCGCCAAATTCCAGGCGTTCAACTTCGAGAACCGATGGATGCAGCGTTATGTTGTGGCAGTGCTGGGGTTTACAATATGCTGCAACCTGAAGTTGCTGGAGAATTGGGTAAGCAAAAAGTTGAAAATCTTCTGAATACGGGTGCTGAATTAATTGCTTCGGCAAATCCCGGTTGTACGATCCAAATTAGCAAGCATTTAGAACTTCAAGAGAAGACAATTCCGATCATGCATCCGGTAGAGTTGTTGGATTTGTCAATTCGAGGAGTGAAACTGCACGAGTAG
- a CDS encoding FAD-binding oxidoreductase, which yields MNSVAQKLESLLPSSGIVPWEQIEATRKAQISQAIAPGTTLDCIVSPRTEEELAQVMAYAYQHRWGILPCGSASKLGWGGLVDGVNLVVSTERLNRLIAHAVGDLTVTVEAGMKFAELQKILAQQGQFFALDPAYPKDATVGGIVATAGGGSLRQRYGGVRDMLLGLSFVRSDGQIAKAGGRVVKNVAGYDMMKLFTGSFGTLGIISQVTFRVYPLPEASATVVLTGTAEKIAAATKTLLASALTPTAVDLLSTQIVASLGLGEGIGAIARFQSVSPSVKEQCARWLEVGQHLGLQGVLYSDADEAELWQKLQEQMWASHTEAAIACKIGVLPAAAATILAHLQIYVPSVMCLIHAGSGLGLLRCNSDVVETTAIAFLQQMRSLCESHGGFLTILEAPISLKQQLDVWGYTGNALDLMQKIKTQFDPENILSPSRFIGGM from the coding sequence ATGAATAGCGTAGCCCAAAAACTTGAAAGTCTCCTCCCCAGCTCTGGTATTGTGCCGTGGGAACAGATAGAAGCCACTCGAAAAGCACAAATCTCTCAAGCAATTGCACCAGGAACGACCCTTGATTGCATTGTTTCTCCCCGCACCGAGGAAGAACTCGCTCAGGTTATGGCTTATGCCTACCAGCATCGGTGGGGCATCTTACCCTGTGGCAGCGCTAGCAAACTAGGTTGGGGCGGATTAGTCGATGGGGTCAATTTGGTTGTCAGTACCGAACGTCTGAATCGCTTAATCGCTCATGCGGTTGGCGATTTAACCGTTACGGTCGAAGCAGGCATGAAATTTGCCGAACTGCAAAAGATTCTAGCGCAACAAGGTCAATTTTTCGCCCTCGATCCAGCCTATCCAAAAGACGCCACGGTTGGTGGTATTGTTGCGACTGCTGGGGGCGGTTCTTTGCGACAACGCTATGGTGGGGTGAGGGATATGCTACTGGGTCTTTCTTTCGTCCGCAGCGATGGTCAGATTGCCAAAGCTGGGGGTCGGGTGGTAAAAAATGTTGCCGGTTACGACATGATGAAGCTATTTACCGGCTCTTTTGGAACGTTAGGGATTATCAGTCAAGTGACGTTTCGGGTTTATCCCCTGCCTGAGGCATCTGCAACCGTAGTGCTGACTGGCACAGCCGAAAAAATTGCCGCAGCCACCAAAACGTTGCTCGCTTCAGCCTTAACGCCCACGGCTGTTGACCTGCTATCCACTCAAATTGTGGCTAGTTTAGGGTTAGGGGAGGGCATTGGTGCGATCGCTCGCTTTCAAAGTGTATCGCCGAGCGTGAAGGAACAGTGCGCTCGATGGTTGGAAGTGGGGCAACATCTCGGTTTACAGGGTGTCTTGTATTCAGATGCCGATGAGGCTGAGTTATGGCAGAAGTTACAAGAACAAATGTGGGCATCCCACACAGAGGCAGCGATCGCTTGCAAAATAGGAGTATTACCAGCTGCCGCCGCGACCATTTTGGCTCATCTGCAAATCTACGTCCCATCGGTGATGTGTCTGATCCATGCTGGAAGTGGGTTGGGACTATTGCGGTGCAATAGTGACGTTGTTGAAACAACAGCGATCGCGTTTTTACAACAGATGCGATCGCTCTGTGAATCTCACGGCGGGTTTCTGACAATTCTAGAAGCGCCGATCTCTTTGAAGCAGCAACTAGATGTCTGGGGTTATACCGGCAACGCTCTGGATTTAATGCAGAAAATCAAAACGCAATTTGATCCAGAAAATATTTTAAGTCCAAGTCGGTTTATCGGTGGAATGTGA